The Paenibacillus sp. FSL R7-0204 genome includes a region encoding these proteins:
- a CDS encoding lasso peptide biosynthesis B2 protein, with protein MMTLRRLRLLLVHDKALLALIPEALWRLMLVRIQLLFPFARTAPQLGVKSLETPALSKASDIRRIQQITKAIRVMSRYTPWKSTCMVRAVAALKMLEKRGIESTLYMGVARDKQGQMIAHAWLRSGAHYVSGDDAMQGFVVVEKFAKVLQAE; from the coding sequence ATGATGACCCTCCGGCGGCTCCGTCTTCTGCTGGTGCATGACAAGGCGTTGCTTGCGCTGATTCCCGAGGCATTATGGCGGCTGATGCTGGTCCGAATCCAGCTGTTATTCCCCTTTGCCAGGACAGCCCCGCAGCTTGGGGTGAAATCCCTGGAGACTCCCGCATTATCCAAAGCTTCCGATATTCGCCGCATCCAGCAGATTACCAAGGCGATTCGGGTGATGAGCCGCTATACTCCCTGGAAAAGCACCTGTATGGTCCGGGCGGTAGCCGCCCTGAAGATGCTGGAGAAGCGGGGCATTGAGAGTACTCTCTATATGGGGGTGGCCCGCGATAAGCAGGGACAAATGATTGCCCACGCCTGGCTGCGCAGCGGAGCCCATTATGTGTCCGGGGATGACGCTATGCAGGGCTTCGTGGTGGTGGAGAAGTTCGCAAAGGTGTTACAAGCCGAGTAA